The Chitinophaga sp. Cy-1792 genome contains the following window.
TTACATCACTGAGTTTAACCACTGGCGTCCATTCATGCGCATCTTCAGGATGGGCCTCATACATCTTAATAACAATATTCAATGGCTCCAGGCCTACATCATTAGTGAAGTTGGTGCCAATACCGAACGACATACCTATTCTTCCCCGGCAATAGGCCGCGATTTCTGCTACCTTTTCATAGTTGAGACCATCAGAGAAGATAATGGTTTTACTCATCGGATCAACGCCTTTGCTGAGGTAATGGGCAATGGTATGGTCAGCAAAGAGCAGCGGGTCGCCGCTATCATGCCTGACGCCATCAAAGAGTTTGGCAAATTTCTTATCAAACTGTTCAAAGAATACAGCGCTGGTATAGGTATCGGACAAGGCAATTCCCAGGTCGCCCCGGTAAACATTCACCCAGTGTTCCAATCCCAGCATGTTGGCCATTTTAAAACCATATTTGGCAGCATGGAACATAAACCACTCATGCGCATGGGTGCCCACAGGGATAATACCATTACGCATCGCCAGATGTACGTTGCTGGAGCCGATGAAGCAGCCCTGCCCGTATTGCCGGAGTGTTTGTACCACCAGCTTATGTACTGCCAGGGAATGCCGCCGCCTGCTACCGAAATCAGCAATGGTGATATTCAGTTTGGCGTAGTTCTCTATTTTTTCTTTTGTTATAGAGATGACTTCCTCGTCTGAAACCCTATGTTGACCCGTCTGCTCATAGAAGAGTTCACATATCAGCGACATCAGCGGCACTTCCCATAAGATAGTCCTGTACCAATAACCGTCTACAATCACTTCCAGCGCTTCCCCGTGTTGTGAAATATGCACTTCGTCTGGATTGTACCGGTAGCCCTGCAGGAAATCGAGATAGGTAGGGTCGAGGTAGGGGCAGGTATTAGCCAGGTATAGTTTTTCTTCCCTGGTAAGAAATAATTGCTCCATATCATTTACTGCCTGCCGGAGTACTTTATCAAAGCCGGGAGGAAATGAATGTTGTCCCCTGTTAATGAACTTATATCGTGCCCGGGCCTTGGGAAAGAGTTTCACCACGCAATGCTGCATGGTAAACTTGTAGAAGTCATTGTCCAGAAGGGAAGATATTTTCATGCCGTTGCTCATGTATCGGTTATATTTTTATAGATGATGTCCGCAGTATTTGCAGAAGGTAGCATCTTCATCAAAAGTATCTTTATGACATTCAGGGCAGGTGCGAACAGTTACACTGGCGCCGGCACGCATCCTTGTCATCTCCGCCGTAACAATACCTGTAGGTACGGCAATGATGGCGTAACCCATAATCATGATGACAGCTGAAAACGCCTGTCCCAGCGGCGTGATAGGGGCTATGTCTCCATAACCTACGGTGGTAAGTGTTACCACCGCCCAGTAAATACTTACAGGGATACTGGTAAAACCAGAGTTATGCCCTGATTCGATTACATACATAATAGATCCAAGTACTATTGTCAGCAAGAGAATAAAGAAGAAAAACACCGCTATCTTCCTCCTGCTGCGCTGTAGTGCCAGCGTGAGCTGCTGGCCTTCATGCAGAAAGGGCACCAGCTTGAATATACGAAAAATACGAAGCATGCGAAGTATGCGTATGCTGATCAGGAAATGTGCGCCACCCAGTAAAAAATCAAGGTAGGTAGGTACCACACATAAGAGATCAATAATGCCGTAAAAGCTACGCATGTATTTTTCCGGTTTGGGCGAACACCAGACCCGGAGCACATATTCTATCGTAAATAATATGGTGAAAACCCATTCCAGGGTATGGAACAGCTGATAATACTTCAATTCCAGCTGTTGCACACTTTCCATCAT
Protein-coding sequences here:
- the pncB gene encoding nicotinate phosphoribosyltransferase — translated: MSNGMKISSLLDNDFYKFTMQHCVVKLFPKARARYKFINRGQHSFPPGFDKVLRQAVNDMEQLFLTREEKLYLANTCPYLDPTYLDFLQGYRYNPDEVHISQHGEALEVIVDGYWYRTILWEVPLMSLICELFYEQTGQHRVSDEEVISITKEKIENYAKLNITIADFGSRRRHSLAVHKLVVQTLRQYGQGCFIGSSNVHLAMRNGIIPVGTHAHEWFMFHAAKYGFKMANMLGLEHWVNVYRGDLGIALSDTYTSAVFFEQFDKKFAKLFDGVRHDSGDPLLFADHTIAHYLSKGVDPMSKTIIFSDGLNYEKVAEIAAYCRGRIGMSFGIGTNFTNDVGLEPLNIVIKMYEAHPEDAHEWTPVVKLSDVSGKYTGDPRMIALAKEILGIV
- a CDS encoding ion transporter: MADTPAGRIFDTMLLLAILTSVAVIMMESVQQLELKYYQLFHTLEWVFTILFTIEYVLRVWCSPKPEKYMRSFYGIIDLLCVVPTYLDFLLGGAHFLISIRILRMLRIFRIFKLVPFLHEGQQLTLALQRSRRKIAVFFFFILLLTIVLGSIMYVIESGHNSGFTSIPVSIYWAVVTLTTVGYGDIAPITPLGQAFSAVIMIMGYAIIAVPTGIVTAEMTRMRAGASVTVRTCPECHKDTFDEDATFCKYCGHHL